Proteins from a genomic interval of Bombyx mori chromosome 8, ASM3026992v2:
- the LOC134199310 gene encoding uncharacterized protein LOC134199310 gives MYRTPTTSGASKKPTTPSPTTTAVVQGAARTFIKRPDIKRRSLDNMDIFKKQQQNYAALSSEQLLQEMMKTFEDIPSKVHEYPQMRRDIKQFLEVQSDKGIRAIFELSRRIESLEAGAPKTRTPTKTSSSDGADVILKKLGEVEKALTKRLNEMELSLKTDIIQLNDENDGRGSDMIDKIIDRIDETRAAMDQTTEAVESRTHALVKDLVGGLADDVVAAKQELTEVAKGLACDINLAPVSKSYASVTAAKPVHRPALHSMAVTLEGSQETADEVLARVKRAVDARGTGLKINKVRKAKNQTIILGCDTEEERKKVQEIIESRGDGLVVAPMKNKSPLVVLKDVFVESEDDDMIKALHVQNKNIFMGLPEEDMQMEIKFKKRTRNPKTAHIILQVKPKVWQRMTEAGALYLDLQRVRVEDQSPLIQCTRCLAFGHGRKFCTESVDRCSHCGGPHLREKCADFIAGTEPRCCNCSHSGLRKADHNAFSAECPVRKKWDYLARANTTYA, from the coding sequence ATGTACCGTACACCCACGACTTCGGGCGCCTCCAAAAAGCCTACCACTCCCAGCCCTACCACAACCGCAGTGGTGCAGGGTGCGGCAAGGACGTTTATTAAAAGACCAGACATCAAAAGAAGATCACTCGACAATATGGACATTTTCAAAAAGCAGCAACAGAACTATGCTGCGTTGTCGAGTGAACAGCTCCTCCAGGAGATGATGAAGACTTTCGAGGATATACCCTCGAAAGTCCATGAGTACCCTCAGATGAGGAGGGATATAAAGCAGTTCCTGGAGGTGCAGTCAGACAAGGGCATACGTGCAATTTTCGAGCTCAGTAGGCGTATTGAGAGTCTCGAAGCAGGAGCCCCAAAGACAAGGACACCGACAAAAACCTCGTCGTCTGACGGCGCAGATGTCATTTTAAAGAAGCTGGGAGAGGTGGAAAAGGCATTGACTAAACGATTAAACGAGATGGAGCTAAGTCTAAAAACAGACATAATACAACTGAACGACGAAAATGACGGCCGGGGCTCCGACATGATCGACAAGATCATCGACAGGATCGACGAGACCAGAGCTGCCATGGACCAAACGACCGAGGCGGTCGAGAGTCGAACGCACGCTCTCGTCAAGGATCTGGTCGGTGGTCTTGCCGATGATGTCGTCGCAGCAAAACAAGAACTTACGGAGGTCGCAAAAGGACTGGCATGCGATATAAACCTAGCTCCAGTCTCCAAGTCATACGCCAGCGTCACAGCAGCCAAACCCGTCCACCGTCCTGCACTTCATTCGATGGCAGTCACTCTCGAAGGTAGTCAGGAGACAGCTGACGAGGTGCTCGCCAGGGTGAAGAGGGCAGTCGACGCCAGGGGCACtggacttaaaattaacaaggtACGCAAGGCGAAAAACCAAACTATTATATTGGGTTGCGACACCGAGGAGGAAAGAAAGAAAGTCCAAGAAATAATAGAGAGTCGTGGGGATGGACTGGTAGTAGCGCCCATGAAGAACAAGAGCCCTCTCGTTGTCCTGAAGGATGTTTTCGTGGAAAGTGAAGACGACGATATGATTAAGGCACTCCACGTCCAAAATAAGAACATATTCATGGGCCTACCGGAAGAAGACATGcaaatggaaataaaatttaaaaaacgtaCCAGAAACCCAAAGACCGCGCACATCATCTTGCAAGTGAAGCCGAAAGTATGGCAGAGGATGACGGAAGCTGGAGCCCTCTATCTGGACCTTCAAAGGGTCAGAGTCGAGGACCAGTCTCCGCTCATCCAATGCACGAGGTGCCTCGCATTTGGACATGGTCGTAAATTTTGCACCGAGAGTGTGGACAGATGCAGTCACTGTGGAGGACCGCATCTGCGCGAGAAATGCGCAGACTTTATCGCAGGGACCGAACCGCGGTGCTGCAACTGCTCACACTCTGGGTTGCGGAAGGCTGACCATAACGCTTTTAGCGCCGAATGCCCGGTACGAAAAAAGTGGGACTACCTGGCTCGCGCAAATACCACATATGCATGA